A stretch of the Drosophila sulfurigaster albostrigata strain 15112-1811.04 chromosome 2L, ASM2355843v2, whole genome shotgun sequence genome encodes the following:
- the LOC133847722 gene encoding epidermal growth factor-like protein, producing the protein MLLMHVFNKPCQSGRCTAPNTCECQAGNEWDHKSGQCVPHCDIPCLNGVCIGQNKCECKPGYILDELQRNICQPHCPQGCPNGFCSAPNFCICQPGFIKSGIKGRQSCQRV; encoded by the coding sequence ATGCTGCTAATGCATGTCTTCAATAAACCCTGCCAAAGTGGGCGTTGCACTGCGCCCAACACCTGTGAGTGCCAGGCAGGCAATGAATGGGATCACAAGAGTGGCCAGTGTGTGCCCCACTGTGATATTCCTTGCCTGAATGGTGTCTGCATTGGCCAAAACAAATGCGAGTGCAAACCTGGCTACATTCTCGACGAGCTACAGCGCAACATTTGCCAACCACACTGTCCACAAGGTTGCCCCAATGGCTTCTGCAGTGCGCCCAACTTCTGCATCTGCCAGCCGGGATTCATCAAGAGCGGCATCAAAGGACGTCAGAGCTGTCAGCGCgtttaa